In Salinibaculum sp. SYNS191, the genomic window CGGTGAGGCGGTCGATGAGTTCCTCGCGGCTCACGTCCAGCGAGAGGACGATATCGAGGTCAGTCATGTCCTCCAGTTCCTCGGCCTGGTCGAGGTTCCGCGGGTAGCCGTCGAGTACGAAGCCGTCCGCCTGTGAGAGTGCCTCCTCGACGATGGCGTTGACGACGGCGTCCGGGACGAGGTCGCCGGCCTCCATGTACTCACGCGGCGTGTCGTACTCCGTGTCCATGTCGGAGATGTCCATGTCCTTGTTGGCACGGAGCGCGTCGCCGGTCGTGATGTGTTCGACGCCGTAGGTGTCGGCGATGCGGCCGCTCTGTGTGCCCTTACCTG contains:
- a CDS encoding adenylate kinase encodes the protein MSAPRVLILGPPGAGKGTQSGRIADTYGVEHITTGDALRANKDMDISDMDTEYDTPREYMEAGDLVPDAVVNAIVEEALSQADGFVLDGYPRNLDQAEELEDMTDLDIVLSLDVSREELIDRLTGRRVCSECGTNFHVEFDQPEEEGVCDECGGELIQRDDDNRESVENRLDVFEENTQPVIDHYSDHDGFVSIDGEQAPDDVWADIEDAIDAQE